A single window of Bombyx mori chromosome 9, ASM3026992v2 DNA harbors:
- the LOC101745757 gene encoding uncharacterized protein LOC101745757 has protein sequence MFTLRSQRLRRRLSAPTSGSLRRRARERKKAEQTRIEGEQLARERREQRTREKLKSQLKAQAELASYAPWGKAGGGAPNPRGVRFSNLRAKGIFPEDELRGVSLQEACHRWTTSQQRSRRQTPIRLREDPQILYAENLRKSVDNDIRYKQAPAQQMVYKKILDDMVDKRKKAEKAENKRELEYEKRLLAMDGPWGKPGPGGTIWRNPRNIGLNFSKSMGWTNNEIFTKLKGDHRQLKRSSLTLPTVKRDDDYYKDEGDTEAAKGDVTKLPNIGDSPKSGRHQLKFLNENIKNSNDTITRSKRSSKKLKFIKRLSNGERLKRIFPGDDDSHNESHDGEISNDKKLTPEGAILRLTGGVELVPLLARRRRVGARTLPSSDVTRPPEQPCQWRELLNVDYLRELKHQMRVKCEKKEEIRRNSAESVKQHHVTWASLWGRPGHGAPQQRGRYARSNLAQILYVAPLAQS, from the exons atgtttaCCTTACGCTCGCAGCGTTTGCGTAG AAGGCTGAGTGCTCCTACGTCGGGGTCTCTACGGCGGAGAGCACGGGAACGCAAGAAAGCCGAACAGACGAGGATCGAAGGAGAACAACTAGCGAGGGAGCGACGTGAGCAAAGAACcagagaaaaattaaaaagtcaacTTAAA GCTCAAGCAGAGCTGGCTTCGTATGCGCCATGGGGTAAAGCGGGCGGAGGGGCACCCAATCCGCGTGGTGTGCGCTTCAGTAACTTGCGAGCTAAGGGGATTTTTCCCGAAGACGAACTAAGG GGAGTGTCATTACAGGAGGCTTGTCATCGTTGGACAACATCGCAGCAACGCAGTAGGCGTCAGACTCCAATACGTCTGCGCGAGGACCCGCAAATTTTGTACGCAGAAAATCTCCGCAAAAGCGTCGACAATGATATCCGTTACAAACAAGCCCCGGCACAGCAAATGGTTTACAAAAAGATTCTAG ATGACATGGTTGATAAAAGGAAGAAAGCGGAAAAAGCCGAAAACAAACGCGAATTGGAATACGAAAAGAGATTG CTTGCAATGGACGGACCATGGGGAAAACCAGGTCCTGGAGGCACGATCTGGAGGAATCCTCGAAATATTGGTTTGAACTTTTCAAAGTCCATG GGATGGACAAACAATGAAATTTTCACTAAACTGAAAGGGGATCATCGACAACTTAAGAGATCTTCGCTAACTTTGCCCACTGTAAAGAGAGATGATGATTACTATAAAGACGAAGGGGACACTGAAGCTGCAAAGGGCGACGTTACAAAACTACCTAACATCGGTGACAGCCCTAAGAGCGGACGTCATCAACTTAAATTTTTGAATGAAAATATAAAGAATTCAAATGATACAATCACAAGAAGCAAACGTAGTTCAAAAAAGCTGAAATTTATTAAGAGGTTGTCTAACGGTGAGCGATTGAAACGAATATTTCCGGGAGACGATGATTCGCACAATGAGAGTCATGATGGCGAAATATCGAACGATAAAAAGCTTACGCCCGAAGGAGCTATACTGAGATTGACAGGGGGCGTGGAGCTAGTGCCACTACTGGCGCGAAGGAGGCGGGTCGGAGCCCGTACTCTGCCGTCCAGTGACGTAACTCGTCCACCGGAACAACCATGCCA ATGGCGTGAATTACTGAATGTTGATTACTTGAGGGAACTCAAGCATCAAATGCGAGTGAAATGTGAAAAAAAAGAG gaaattcGTCGCAACTCTGCTGAGAGTGTGAAGCAGCACCACGTGACTTGGGCATCTCTATGGGGTCGTCCGGGACACGGGGCACCGCAACAACGGGGCCGATACGCTAGAAGCAACCTCGCTCAAATATTATACGTTGCACCTTTAGCTCAATCTTag